A section of the Kluyveromyces lactis strain NRRL Y-1140 chromosome F complete sequence genome encodes:
- the SAC6 gene encoding fimbrin (highly similar to uniprot|P32599 Saccharomyces cerevisiae YDR129C SAC6 Fimbrin actin-bundling protein cooperates with Scp1p (calponin/transgelin) in the organization and maintenance of the actin cytoskeleton) encodes MNIIRLQRKFPEFSQEDLFETIEHFRNIDLEDKGWVEKPQILESISKSGVASYDEARETLKTVDVDASGHVELEDYVELMAKLRANGSSQGTQQDEDNSKGFPQTSFPNISGQSNRAPPVPTKPKSIGLQHKGTGEKAQIIVGGSTSGTTHTINEEERRAFTTHINSVLAGDADIGHRLPFPTDTFQLFDECRDGLVLSKLINDSVPDTIDTRVLNWPKNNKALNTFTASENANIVINSAKAIGCVVVNVHSEDIIEGKEHLILGLIWQIIRRGLLSKIDIKLHPELYRLLEEDETLEQFLRLPPEQILLRWFNYHLKQAGWHRRVSNFSSDIKDGENYTVLLNQLDSNLCSLGPLQTTDLLERAEEVLQNAEKLECRKYLTPTALVAGNPKLNLAFVAHLFNTHPGLDPLDENEPIEIEDFDAEGEREARVFTLWLNSLEVDPPVVSLFEDLKDGLVLLQAYDKVIPGSVNWKVINKKSSDSELSRFKALENTNYAVDLGKSRGFSLVGIDGSDIVDGNKLLTLGLVWQLMRKNIVNTMNELATTGRDMSDSQILKWAQETVSKGGKSSTIRSFSDPSLSNAHFLLDVLNGLAPGYVDYSLVLPGKTEEDRYANARLAISIARKLGALIWLVPEDINEVRSRLILTFVASLMALKR; translated from the coding sequence ATGAATATTATTAGATTACAAAGAAAGTTCCCTGAGTTTTCTCAGGAAGATCTCTTCGAAACGATAGAGCATTTTCGAAACATCGATCTAGAGGATAAGGGCTGGGTTGAAAAACCTCAAATTTTGGAATCCATTTCCAAGTCTGGTGTTGCATCTTATGATGAAGCTAGGGAGACTTTGAAGACCGTTGATGTAGATGCTTCGGGTCATGTTGAATTGGAGGATTACGTGGAATTGATGGCAAAATTAAGAGCAAACGGTTCATCTCAAGGTACGCAACAGGACGAAGACAATTCAAAGGGGTTCCCACAAACGAGCTTTCCTAACATTTCCGGTCAGAGCAACCGTGCACCACCGGTTCCAACTAAACCTAAATCGATTGGTTTGCAACACAAAGGTACTGGTGAGAAAGCTCAGATTATTGTCGGTGGTTCCACTTCTGGTACCACCCACACGattaatgaagaagaaagaagggCTTTCACTACACATATCAATTCCGTGCTAGCTGGGGACGCAGACATTGGTCATAGGCTTCCTTTCCCTACCGATACTTTCCAATTATTCGACGAATGTAGAGATGGGTTGGTGTTGTCCAAGTTGATTAACGATTCTGTCCCGGACACCATCGATACCAGAGTGTTAAACTGGCCTAAGAATAACAAGGCTTTGAACACTTTCACGGCTTCCGAAAACGCCAACATTGTGATCAATTCCGCTAAAGCTATCGGCTGTGTTGTGGTTAATGTTCACTCTGAAGATATTATTGAAGGTAAAGAACATTTGATCTTAGGTTTAATTTGGCAAATTATTAGGAGAGGTTTGCTATCCAAgattgatatcaaattaCACCCGGAATTGTACCGTttattagaagaagatgaaactTTGGAGCAATTCCTAAGACTACCCCCAGAACAAATCTTGTTGCGTTGGTTCAACTACCATTTGAAACAAGCTGGGTGGCACAGAAGGGTCTCCAATTTCTCTTCTGATATCAAGGATGGTGAAAATTATACTGTATTATTAAATCAATTGGATTCAAATCTATGCTCATTGGGACCACTACAAACCACCGATTTGCTAGAAAGAGCAGAAGAAGTTTTACAAAACgctgaaaaattggaatgCAGAAAGTATTTGACTCCAACGGCATTAGTGGCTGGTAATCCTAAATTAAACTTAGCCTTCGTTGCTCATCTATTCAACACTCATCCTGGTTTGGATCCATTGGATGAAAACGAACCTATCGAAATTGAGGATTTCGATGCAGAAGGTGAGAGAGAAGCCAGAGTTTTCACTTTGTGGTTAAATTCTTTGGAAGTAGATCCTCCAGTTGTGTCACTATTCGAAGACTTAAAGGATGGATTAGTACTTCTACAGGCATATGATAAGGTTATTCCTGGATCTGTAAACTGGAAGGTaatcaacaagaaatcatctGACTCTGAACTTTCACGCTTCAAGGCTTTGGAAAATACTAACTATGCTGTTGATTTAGGTAAATCTAGAGGATTCTCTTTGGTTGGTATTGATGGCTCTGATATTGTCGACGGTAATAAACTACTAACGCTAGGTTTGGTGTGGCAGTTAATGCGTAAGAATATTGTCAATACAATGAATGAATTGGCCACGACTGGTAGAGATATGTCTGATTCCCAAATCTTAAAGTGGGCTCAAGAAACAGTTTCCAAGGGTGGAAAATCATCCACCATAAGATCTTTCAGCGATCCTTCGTTGTCCAACGCTCACTTCTTATTGGATGTCCTAAATGGTTTGGCCCCAGGTTATGTGGACTACTCATTAGTGTTACCTGGTAAAACTGAAGAGGACAGATATGCAAACGCCAGATTGGCTATTTCTATTGCTAGAAAGTTAGGAGCTCTAATCTGGTTGGTTCCAGAAGACATCAACGAAGTCCGTTCGAGATTGATATTGACATTCGTTGCTTCTTTGATGGCATTAAAGAGATAA
- the SEN2 gene encoding tRNA splicing endonuclease subunit SEN2 (similar to uniprot|P16658 Saccharomyces cerevisiae YLR105C), with protein MLISLACLVTIYEDRGRQVLTMSKRSHRNQLQYKHALPIEAQPVPSVWKHPFQAFSWILDWAMRWSETRIIDVKINQLGQILVCDQWQMKYLWEHGFFGTGQLSRSEPNWQARTMSRLQLNDADRINLEHVTDVRRRQRLEFKKLRAEFEAKKLEMRQKGIVDEQFIEQERLFLKNQRDKELAFEKDSMQIRDEDLRLIEGKSVIQLESLQLMPVEAIFLSYAVPVLKITLQQLMVSLVLEPKSFQDIKKLIHQYVAYHHYRSKGWCVRSGIKFGCEYLLYRRGPPFQHAEYGIMVLDANQSNDYTWYSSAARVVGGAKKQFVLCYVEQLIPEDDLMELWKQSKYDELFRNFKIHELLYKRWVAGKNRD; from the coding sequence ATGCTAATCTCTCTTGCATGTTTAGTAACTATATATGAAGACCGCGGGAGGCAAGTACTTACAATGTCGAAGCGATCTCATAGAAATCAGCTGCAATACAAACATGCGTTGCCTATAGAGGCGCAGCCTGTACCGTCTGTATGGAAACATCCCTTTCAGGCATTTTCCTGGATATTAGATTGGGCGATGAGATGGAGTGAAACCAGAATTATTGACGTCAAGATCAACCAATTAGGTCAAATTTTGGTATGTGATCAATGGCAGATGAAGTATTTATGGGAACACGGATTCTTTGGTACTGGTCAACTATCTCGGAGTGAACCCAACTGGCAGGCAAGAACAATGTCTCGATTGCAACTAAATGATGCTGATCGAATCAACTTAGAGCATGTTACAGACGTTAGAAGAAGGCAGCGGCTcgaattcaagaaactgAGAGCTGAATTTGAAGCCAAGAAGTTAGAAATGAGACAAAAGGGGATTGTAGACGAACAATtcattgaacaagaaaggTTATTCttaaagaatcaaagagATAAAGAATTAGCTTTTGAAAAGGACTCGATGCAAATACGTGACGAAGATTTAAGATTAATAGAAGGCAAATCAGTGATTCAACTAGAAAGCTTGCAATTGATGCCCGTCGAGGCTATTTTCCTCTCTTATGCAGTGCCGGTATTGAAGATCACATTGCAACAATTAATGGTTTCGTTGGTACTGGAACCGAAAAGTTTCCAAGACATCAAGAAAttaattcatcaatatgTCGCGTACCATCATTACAGGTCCAAAGGGTGGTGTGTACGATCGGGGATAAAATTTGGTTGCGAATACTTATTATACAGAAGAGGACCCCCTTTCCAACATGCGGAGTATGGAATCATGGTTTTGGATGCAAACCAGTCAAATGATTACACTTGGTATTCAAGCGCTGCCAGAGTCGTGGGCGGAGCCAAGAAACAGTTTGTATTATGCTACGTTGAACAACTCATACCTGAAGATGACTTAATGGAACTTTGGAAGCAATCAAAGTACGATGAGCTTTTCAGAAACTTTAAAATCCATGAATTGTTATACAAAAGATGGGTTGCAGGTAAGAACAGAGATTAA
- the LCL2 gene encoding Lcl2p (similar to uniprot|Q08045 Saccharomyces cerevisiae YLR104W Hypothetical ORF), which produces MKLLGTIIGSAFFLQAVSGFFFDSGHQNRQQQQQQQQQRDVGSYQQMFLDNDCPHYLCPQTLDCVRQKSDCACPFPNSQLKCNLPNGQVICISKPATHDPTLVEIYDDPVMGPAQRTEGFRDCGWILDVYDGKI; this is translated from the coding sequence ATGAAACTACTGGGAACAATAATTGGTTCAGCATTCTTTTTACAAGCTGTGTCTGGATTCTTTTTCGATTCAGGTCACCAGAATAgacagcaacagcagcaacagcagcaacagcgGGATGTTGGCTCTTACCAGCAAATGTTCCTAGATAATGACTGTCCGCATTATTTATGTCCACAGACATTGGATTGTGTGAGACAGAAGTCGGATTGTGCGTGTCCGTTCCCTAATTCACAATTGAAATGCAATCTACCCAACGGTCAGGTAATTTGCATCTCAAAGCCAGCAACACATGATCCAACACTGGTAGAGATTTATGATGATCCAGTAATGGGACCAGCTCAACGTACTGAGGGATTCAGAGATTGTGGATGGATCTTGGATGTATATGACGGCAAGATTTAG
- the CDC45 gene encoding DNA replication initiation factor CDC45 (similar to uniprot|Q08032 Saccharomyces cerevisiae YLR103C CDC45 DNA replication initiation factor), with amino-acid sequence MYIGIAEFVGAYDKILHRCSSHSSCQLVIFVSCLNIDALCASKMLSSLFKKQLVQSQLVPVFGYSELKDHYQRLDENINSVIFVGCGGMVDLESFLEIDPQENTQGPLDEIQLDKTDVVQKFKKEIFVLDCHRPWNLDNLFGSQCITCFDDGTVEESLTEQKKAYYKLIEIENELGDELDDDSDSEEEEDDRETQNEDKDDDDDDDDDDDDVVLGKRSSDELNPKKSHKQRKREFHNLEKVLQEYYSQGSTVLNSLSVQIYSLLSGIGETNLDYLWLCILGVSSLDNSFPLVYNRLLPLLKDEVKRLTPSEKTKTPDSLNLEIRPDYSLFLLRHTSLYDSFYYSNYVNAKLSLWNENGKKRLHKMFARMGIPLSVTQENWIYMDNNFKRDLGVLFDKNLDRYGLQDIVRDGFLRTFGYRGSISASEFVESITALLEVGNASNALENLTTANVSQKDDTNQGDEENREYEEAEEQKINRILKTRQKKWIANFWSSWDVLDNNMDILSQGIKHATFLQRSVFETGVAILEKRLVKHLRIYRLCVLQDGPDLHLYRNPLTLLRLGSWLIEYYAENDEKQLLPLVLATLDETSDTYLCAGIAPRYPRGLDILQQQQQKTLNNFTVAFQQIAAETGAKVRIDNFETSIIEIRKDDLQPFLERLTLSGLI; translated from the coding sequence ATGTATATTGGCATTGCTGAATTTGTGGGTGCTTATGATAAAATTCTTCACCGATGCAGTTCTCATTCTTCATGTCAGTTGGTGATTTTTGTTTCGTGTTTAAACATTGACGCGTTATGTGCATCGAAGATGCTATCCAGTCTATTCAAGAAGCAATTGGTACAATCACAGTTAGTTCCCGTGTTTGGTTATTCGGAATTGAAGGATCACTATCAGAGACTGGACGAAAATATCAATAGCGTTATATTTGTAGGTTGTGGAGGGATGGTAgatcttgaatcttttttaGAGATTGATCCACAAGAAAACACGCAGGGTCCATTAGATGAGATTCAATTAGATAAGACTGACGTTGTTCAGAAATTTAAGAAGGAGATATTTGTGCTTGATTGTCATAGACCGTGGAATTTGGATAATTTATTTGGTTCACAGTGCATAACCTGTTTCGATGATGGAACAGTCGAAGAGTCTTTGACAGAGCAAAAGAAAGCATACTACAAACTTATAGAGATAGAGAACGAACTTGGCGATGAATTGGACGATGACAGTGATAGcgaggaagaggaagatgacAGGGAAACGCAAAATGAGGATAAAGAcgacgatgacgatgacgatgacgatgacgatgacgtAGTATTGGGTAAAAGGTCCAGCGATGAATTGAATCCAAAAAAATCACATAAACAACGAAAGCGAGAGTTTCACAACTTAGAAAAAGTGTTACAGGAGTACTATTCACAGGGATCAACGGTGCTGAACTCCCTTTCAGTTCAGatatattctcttttgtcTGGTATTGGTGAGACAAATCTAGATTATTTATGGTTATGCATTCTAGGAGTGTCCTCTTTGGATAATTCCTTCCCGTTGGTATACAATCGACTATTACCACTTCTGAAAGATGAAGTAAAAAGATTGACACCTAGTGAAAAAACTAAAACGCcagattctttgaatcttGAGATTCGTCCCGATTACAGTTTATTCCTTCTGAGGCATACATCCTTATATGATAGTTTTTATTATTCTAACTACGTCAACGCCAAACTGTCACTGTGGAATGAAAATGGCAAGAAAAGACTGCATAAAATGTTTGCACGCATGGGTATTCCGCTGAGTGTTACACAGGAAAACTGGATATATATGGACAATAATTTCAAGAGAGATCTGGGCGTACTTTTCGATAAAAATCTCGATAGATACGGGTTACAAGATATTGTACGAGATGGGTTCTTGAGAACTTTCGGTTACCGAGGATCAATAAGTGCCAGTGAATTTGTCGAATCGATAACCGCTTTACTTGAAGTTGGCAATGCTTCAAACGCACTAGAAAATTTGACAACAGCTAATGTATCTCAAAAAGATGATACGAACCAAGGTGATGAAGAGAATAGGGAGTAcgaagaagctgaagaGCAAAAAATTAACAGAATACTGAAGACAaggcaaaaaaaatggattGCAAATTTTTGGTCAAGTTGGGATGTATTGGACAATAATATGGATATTTTATCTCAGGGGATTAAGCATGCAACATTTTTACAAAGAAGTGTATTTGAAACTGGAGTCGCTATTCTGGAGAAAAGATTAGTGAAACATTTAAGGATTTACAGGCTATGTGTTTTACAAGATGGACCAGATTTGCATTTATATAGAAATCCATTAACGTTATTGAGGCTGGGATCATGGCTCATTGAATACTATGCAGAAAATGACGAAAAACAGTTACTTCCACTGGTATTGGCAACTTTAGATGAGACTTCTGACACATATCTTTGTGCAGGGATTGCGCCAAGGTACCCAAGAGGGTTGGACATtttacaacaacaacagcagaaaACTTTAAATAATTTCACAGTGGCATTTCAACAAATAGCAGCTGAGACAGGTGCCAAAGTAAGGATTGACAATTTCGAGACAtcaattattgaaatcagGAAAGACGATCTACAACCATTCCTTGAACGTTTGACATTAAGCGGATTGATTTAG
- a CDS encoding uncharacterized protein (no similarity): MEHNIDLPRLPPWKSPQFRRIKHVKHSTDEDFNVGMGTSANVFSDSSLYTPLNYKNERNRNRDMNGKQRAPGISENTLSFKYDPSPFILHDNILNKTKVDQLQQQEVAMRRLFDKDRAIPESRLNVPYYQTLWREQLDLMDDDMPETSPKFDYSNSSQDLYKQLRQFQTAFVQNEAWKYEENTE; encoded by the coding sequence ATGGAGCACAACATAGATCTTCCGCGTCTGCCACCCTGGAAAAGCCCGCAGTTCCGCAGGATCAAACATGTCAAACACTCAACAGATGAGGATTTCAACGTTGGGATGGGCACATCGGCAAATGTATTCAGCGACTCTTCGCTCTACACTCCGTTGAATTACAAGAATGAACGCAATAGAAACAGGGATATGAATGGGAAACAAAGGGCACCAGGGATATCTGAAAACACTCTCAGTTTCAAATACGATCCGTCACCTTTCATACTCCATGATAATATACTAAACAAGACAAAAGTGGATCAATTGCAACAACAAGAGGTTGCCATGAGAAgactttttgataaagatAGAGCAATACCTGAATCCAGGCTCAATGTACCGTATTACCAAACGCTATGGAGAGAACAGCTAGATTTAATGGATGATGACATGCCAGAAACAAGTCCGAAATTCGATTACTCGAACTCATCTCAAGATCTATACAAACAGCTCCGGCAGTTCCAAACAGCATTTGTCCAAAATGAGGCGTGGAAGTACGAGGAAAACACTGAATAG